The Helianthus annuus cultivar XRQ/B chromosome 16, HanXRQr2.0-SUNRISE, whole genome shotgun sequence genome includes a window with the following:
- the LOC110915367 gene encoding peroxidase 72-like, with translation MARSSITMLMFLIISILAIANGSYLYPQFYDHSCPQAKDIVQSVVAKAVAKEARMAASLLRLHFHDCFVKGCDASILLDNSGSIISEKGSVPNRNSARGFEVIDQIKAALEEACPQTVSCADIMALAARDSTVLTGGPSWEVPLGRRDSLGASLSGSNQNIPAPNNTFQTILTKFKLKGLDIVDFVALSGSHTIGNARCTSFRQRLYNNTGNGRPDFSLDQSYAAKLRQNCPRSGGDQNLFFLDPVSPTKFDNNYYKNLIAKKGLLSSDEILFTQNQQTMEFVKQYAANQELFFQQFAKSMVKMGNIAPLTGKSGQIRKICRKINS, from the exons ATGGCTCGGTCGTCAATCACCATGCTCATGTTTCTGATCATCTCTATCCTGGCTATAGCCAATGGCTCTTACCTCTACCCTCAGTTTTACGACCACTCATGTCCGCAAGCTAAAGACATAGTCCAGTCTGTCGTTGCGAAAGCTGTTGCAAAAGAGGCTCGTATGGCTGCTTCTTTGCTCAGACTCCATTTCCACGATTGTTTTGTCAAG GGGTGCGATGCTTCGATACTTCTTGACAACAGTGGAAGCATAATCAGCGAGAAGGGGTCCGTCCCAAACCGCAACTCGGCTCGTGGGTTCGAAGTCATTGACCAAATCAAAGCTGCATTGGAGGAGGCGTGCCCTCAAACCGTCTCGTGTGCTGATATTATGGCTCTAGCAGCTAGAGACTCTACCGTTCTG ACTGGTGGACCAAGTTGGGAAGTCCCATTAGGCAGAAGGGATTCATTAGGTGCAAGCTTGAGTGGTTCTAACCAAAACATTCCTGCTCCCAACAACACTTTTCAGACCATTCTCACCAAATTCAAGCTTAAGGGTCTTGACATTGTTGATTTTGTAGCACTATCAG GAAGTCACACTATTGGAAATGCTAGGTGTACCAGTTTCAGGCAAAGGTTATACAACAACACCGGCAACGGGCGGCCCGACTTTTCGCTAGACCAATCATACGCCGCGAAGCTTCGCCAAAACTGTCCAAGATCCGGTGGTGATCAGAACCTGTTTTTCTTGGATCCGGTGTCACCCACAAAATTCGATAACAATTATTACAAGAACTTAATTGCTAAAAAGGGTCTTCTAAGCTCTGATGAAATACTTTTTACTCAAAACCAACAAACAATGGAGTTTGTGAAGCAGTATGCTGCAAATCAAGAGCTTTTCTTCCAGCAGTTTGCAAAGTCTATGGTTAAAATGGGAAACATTGCTCCTTTGACCGGCAAAAGTGGTCAAATCAGAAAGATTTGCAGAAAAATCAATAGTTAA